One Streptomyces sp. NBC_00102 DNA segment encodes these proteins:
- a CDS encoding alpha/beta fold hydrolase, whose protein sequence is MITGRLLAAGIAAAACLGAQTLPASAATAPVVSRGVEIPAFYTPPQTLPAANGTLVRTESLPLALSLPSVGGPLPGKATRLMYKSTDSNGLPVAVTGAYIEPTAGWKGSGPRPLVALAPGTMGQGDQCAASLGLQNPITLNGDTVSVGYEDLSIYRLLAAGTAVVVTDYAGLGATDRLHTYVSRVDGGHALLDAARAARGVSGASITAASPVGLYGYSQGGGASASAAELQPTYAPDVKLAGAYVGAPPADLTATIKGIDGSALAGALGWSLNGFLQTDPSLRPIADAQINAAGKAALADLSTMCTGDALFGYGFKKSSSWTTSGKSLSQLVDTIPALKTTLDAQRIGNLKPATPVRVATGIQDDIVPHAQARQLAVDWCGKGANVTYDAIILPNLGDKIVTNHLVPLLTDQGDAISWLTDRLAGKSVSSNCWTMPLQP, encoded by the coding sequence GTGATCACCGGGCGGCTGCTGGCCGCCGGGATCGCCGCGGCGGCCTGCCTGGGCGCCCAGACGCTCCCCGCCTCGGCCGCCACGGCCCCGGTGGTCTCCCGGGGCGTGGAGATCCCGGCCTTCTACACCCCGCCCCAGACCCTGCCCGCCGCGAACGGCACGCTCGTGCGCACCGAGTCCCTCCCGCTGGCGCTGAGCCTGCCCAGCGTGGGCGGCCCGCTGCCGGGCAAGGCGACCAGGCTCATGTACAAGTCCACCGACTCCAACGGCCTTCCGGTGGCCGTGACCGGGGCCTACATCGAGCCGACGGCCGGCTGGAAGGGGAGCGGCCCCCGTCCGCTCGTCGCCCTGGCGCCCGGCACGATGGGGCAGGGCGACCAGTGCGCGGCCTCGCTGGGACTCCAGAACCCGATCACGCTCAACGGCGACACGGTGTCCGTCGGTTACGAGGACCTCTCCATCTACCGGCTGCTGGCAGCGGGTACCGCCGTGGTCGTCACCGACTACGCGGGCCTCGGAGCCACCGACCGGCTGCACACCTACGTCAGCCGGGTCGACGGCGGCCACGCGCTCCTCGACGCCGCCCGCGCGGCACGCGGAGTGAGCGGGGCGTCCATCACCGCCGCCTCACCCGTGGGGCTCTACGGCTACAGCCAGGGCGGCGGCGCCAGCGCCTCGGCCGCCGAGCTCCAGCCCACCTACGCCCCCGACGTCAAACTGGCCGGTGCCTACGTCGGCGCACCCCCGGCCGACCTGACCGCCACCATCAAGGGGATCGACGGCAGCGCCCTCGCCGGAGCCCTGGGATGGTCCCTGAACGGCTTCCTCCAGACCGACCCGTCCCTCCGGCCCATCGCGGACGCCCAGATCAACGCGGCCGGCAAGGCGGCCCTCGCCGATCTCTCCACGATGTGCACCGGCGACGCGCTCTTCGGCTACGGCTTCAAGAAGAGCAGCTCCTGGACGACCAGCGGCAAGTCCCTGAGCCAGCTCGTCGACACCATCCCGGCGCTGAAGACCACGCTCGACGCGCAGCGCATCGGCAACCTCAAGCCCGCCACTCCGGTACGCGTGGCCACCGGCATCCAGGACGACATCGTCCCGCACGCCCAGGCGCGCCAACTCGCCGTCGACTGGTGCGGCAAGGGCGCCAACGTCACCTACGACGCCATCATCCTGCCCAACCTCGGGGACAAGATCGTCACCAACCACCTGGTCCCGCTCCTCACCGACCAGGGCGACGCCATCTCCTGGCTGACCGACCGGCTCGCGGGCAAGTCCGTGAGCTCCAACTGCTGGACCATGCCCCTCCAGCCCTGA
- a CDS encoding SAM-dependent methyltransferase, with product MAPDDVEFRKKIRADIPHSARVWNAWLGGKDNYPVDRELADAVTAAYPATAAIAKASRAFQARAIRHLGGLGVRQFLDVGTGLPVENSTHQVAQSIDPSSRIVYVDNDPIVLVHAAALLTSSPEGATAFVDEDLTNTDAVVDEAAKTLNLDEPVAVLLLSTLGHLLPDDGIKVVQSYMSRMPSGSYLVICDTIKTSETLAAQDAYDSGDNPPYLVREPEEITGCAEGLELVDPGFLSITYWRPDGEPEGPGVDQWGLVARKP from the coding sequence ATGGCCCCTGACGACGTTGAGTTCCGCAAGAAGATCCGTGCCGACATACCTCACTCCGCGCGGGTGTGGAACGCATGGCTGGGCGGAAAGGACAATTACCCCGTCGACCGGGAGCTGGCGGACGCGGTCACCGCCGCCTACCCGGCCACGGCCGCCATCGCGAAGGCGTCACGCGCCTTCCAGGCGAGGGCGATCCGCCACCTCGGCGGCCTGGGCGTCCGCCAGTTCCTGGACGTCGGCACCGGCCTGCCGGTGGAGAACAGCACCCACCAGGTCGCGCAGTCCATCGATCCGTCCTCCCGGATCGTGTACGTGGACAACGACCCCATCGTGCTGGTGCACGCCGCCGCGCTGCTGACCAGCTCGCCCGAGGGTGCGACGGCCTTCGTGGACGAGGACCTCACCAACACGGACGCCGTGGTGGACGAGGCGGCGAAGACCCTGAACCTCGACGAGCCGGTGGCCGTGCTGCTCCTGTCGACGCTGGGACACCTGCTCCCCGACGACGGGATCAAGGTGGTCCAGTCGTACATGTCCCGGATGCCGTCGGGTAGTTACCTGGTCATCTGCGACACCATCAAGACTTCGGAGACCCTCGCGGCCCAGGACGCGTACGACTCGGGCGACAACCCGCCCTACCTGGTGCGCGAGCCCGAGGAGATCACCGGCTGCGCCGAGGGTCTGGAGCTGGTCGACCCCGGCTTCCTCTCCATCACGTACTGGCGCCCCGACGGCGAGCCCGAGGGCCCCGGCGTCGACCAGTGGGGTCTGGTCGCGCGCAAGCCCTGA